The Fusobacterium necrophorum subsp. necrophorum genome includes the window TCCTGCCAGAAGAATGTTTCCTTTATACAATTTTAAAGTAACTTCTCCCGTGACATATTCCTGGGTGACTTCTACAAAGGCGGAGAGTGCTTTTCGAAGTCGGGTAAACCATTGACCGTTGTAAACCAATTTGGCAAAGAGAAAAGAAAGTTCTATTTTTTTATGGAAAGTTTCTCGATCCAAACAAAGTCGTTCCAACTCTTCATGGGCAAAATAGAGAGCGCTACCTCCGGGAGTTTCATACACACCGCGAGATTTCATTCCGACCAGTCTATTTTCCACCATATCAATACAACCGATCCCATGTTTTCCACAAATGGTATTCAACTTTTGAAGCAAAGAAATTCCGTCCATTTTCTCTCCGTTCAGACTGACAGGAATTCCCTGTTGAAATCCGATACGAAGATATTCCGGCTCCTCGGGAGTGTGTTCCAAAGGGGAGATGAATTTTAGAAAATTGGAATAATTTGGTTCTTTTTCCGGTTGTTCCAATTCGTTTCCCTCATGGCTGATATGAAACAGATTTTCATCTTGGCTGTAAGAATGTTTCTTAGAGGGGAAGGGTAAATCAATCCCATGTTTTTCCAAATAAGCGATTTCGTCACTACGAGATTGTAGATTCCAAATTCTCCAAGGAGCAATGATTTTCATTTCAGGAGCAAGAGCTTTGATTCCCAATTCAAAACGCACTTGATCATTTCCTTTCCCTGTGGCACCATGTGCAATATAGTCCGCTTTTTCCTGTTTTGCAATTTCCACCAGAGCTTTTGCAATGACAGGTCTTGCGGTAGAAGTTCCCAAGAGATATTTATTTTCATATTTTGCCCCTGCCTGTAAGGTAGGAAACAGATATTCTTCTACAAATTCTTTCTTTTTGTCCACATGATAAAATTTAGAAGCTCCGATTTTATAGGCTCTTTCCTCCACTTGTTGAAAATTTTCCTGTTGTCCCACATCGACAGCGACACAGATTACCTCCGCTTGATAATGTTCTTGTAACCAAGGGACGATGACAGAGGTGTCAAGTCCCCCTGAATATGCCAACACAATTTTTTCTTTTTTCATAGATACTCTCCTTTTATTTTGTAAAATATTGTTGATATAGTTTGTCATAACTTCCGTCTTGTTTCAAGCTTTCCAAGGCTTTGTCAATGTCCTTTAACAGAGAAACGTTGTCCTTATGCAAGGCAATGGCGTATTCTTCCTTTCCGTCGGAGATTGCAAAAGTGGACAAACCGGGATTTTG containing:
- a CDS encoding argininosuccinate synthase — encoded protein: MKKEKIVLAYSGGLDTSVIVPWLQEHYQAEVICVAVDVGQQENFQQVEERAYKIGASKFYHVDKKKEFVEEYLFPTLQAGAKYENKYLLGTSTARPVIAKALVEIAKQEKADYIAHGATGKGNDQVRFELGIKALAPEMKIIAPWRIWNLQSRSDEIAYLEKHGIDLPFPSKKHSYSQDENLFHISHEGNELEQPEKEPNYSNFLKFISPLEHTPEEPEYLRIGFQQGIPVSLNGEKMDGISLLQKLNTICGKHGIGCIDMVENRLVGMKSRGVYETPGGSALYFAHEELERLCLDRETFHKKIELSFLFAKLVYNGQWFTRLRKALSAFVEVTQEYVTGEVTLKLYKGNILLAGSSSPYSLYSEAFSTFEKDEVYHQKDAEGFINLFGLGIKIESLLRNNKK